From the Clostridiales bacterium FE2011 genome, one window contains:
- a CDS encoding ABC transporter permease subunit, translated as MSLGKRFLRVTNLLFLILVAVQFLPDRTAKPAECLNVLWFAIGLEILVLIVSALIKKPEGLALFLDIIGFVYVFLILWTLASAKLMWLKETLFPPPGRVFAQFITDFPKIMVNIQSSLSIIIQGYLLAALVSIPLGLLLGWKARVGNAATYISKFLSAIPPIVYIPYGIALLPTFRSVSVMVIFLATFWPVLASTMSGVLNVEQKIIDSARVLNVNPFTMLFSVILPASLPQIFIGCNQGLTVSFILLTSAEMIGARDGLGYYVKNYSDFGDYTRTILGIIVIGIVVVAISFLFNKLQQHLLRWKK; from the coding sequence ATGAGTTTGGGGAAACGCTTCCTCAGGGTCACGAATCTCCTGTTCCTGATCCTGGTTGCCGTGCAGTTCCTGCCGGACAGGACCGCCAAGCCGGCTGAATGCCTCAACGTGCTCTGGTTCGCCATAGGGCTGGAAATCCTTGTGCTGATTGTGTCCGCGCTGATCAAGAAGCCGGAAGGCCTGGCGCTGTTTCTCGACATCATCGGCTTTGTGTATGTCTTCCTGATCCTGTGGACCCTGGCTTCCGCAAAGCTGATGTGGCTGAAGGAAACGCTCTTTCCGCCGCCCGGCAGGGTTTTCGCCCAGTTCATCACTGATTTCCCGAAGATCATGGTGAATATCCAGAGTTCGCTTTCCATCATCATCCAGGGTTACCTGCTGGCCGCGCTCGTTTCCATTCCGCTGGGGCTGCTCCTCGGCTGGAAAGCGCGGGTAGGCAATGCCGCCACTTATATTTCCAAGTTTCTGAGCGCCATTCCGCCGATTGTCTACATTCCTTACGGTATTGCGCTCCTGCCCACCTTCCGTTCCGTTTCCGTCATGGTAATCTTTCTCGCCACCTTCTGGCCGGTGCTGGCCAGCACAATGAGCGGGGTGCTGAATGTAGAACAGAAGATCATCGATTCAGCCCGGGTACTGAATGTGAATCCCTTCACAATGCTGTTTTCCGTGATTCTTCCCGCTTCCCTGCCGCAGATCTTCATCGGCTGCAACCAGGGCCTGACGGTTTCCTTCATTCTGCTGACCTCAGCCGAAATGATCGGCGCCCGGGACGGTCTGGGATATTACGTCAAGAATTACTCCGATTTCGGTGACTATACGAGAACCATTCTCGGAATCATTGTCATCGGTATCGTGGTTGTCGCAATCTCATTCCTTTTCAATAAGCTGCAGCAGCACCTGCTTCGGTGGAAGAAATAA
- a CDS encoding ABC transporter substrate-binding protein: MKKIVAIAALLALVLTLAVPAGAENAAVEKADFGLGYLNSTAHLLGFIAKEEGYFEEEGLNVTLTQFSSASELATGLISGKLDVAFIGSVPILSFQSQGQDLSIFGGAMTNGHGYVIKPEYTEGLEDWDVSILKDRNVASVKNSVQDAELQILLKNAGIEIGEGEGQVHIIYFDSQKDAFNALQNGSIDAASVYSPYASLAKGLGYEIVYRCSEEEALKNQPCCRQVAPTAALADYPNAYNAFERALIKAYKFSQDHQDESIRDIKQYIDIDEDYIRTEVYGGYGTSVPDPDKQGTVALKASIVELGYIQDYDIDPLYNTAVYDKALASILAEFPDDPVYQSLKEHFDLYE, translated from the coding sequence ATGAAAAAGATTGTTGCAATTGCCGCGCTTCTGGCGCTGGTGCTTACGCTGGCCGTTCCGGCCGGTGCGGAAAACGCCGCTGTTGAAAAGGCTGATTTCGGCCTGGGCTACCTGAACTCCACCGCTCACCTGCTCGGCTTCATCGCCAAAGAGGAGGGCTACTTTGAGGAAGAAGGCCTGAACGTTACCCTGACGCAGTTCTCCAGTGCGTCCGAACTGGCCACCGGCCTGATCTCCGGCAAACTGGATGTCGCGTTCATCGGTTCCGTTCCGATCCTCTCCTTCCAGAGCCAGGGCCAGGATCTTTCCATCTTCGGCGGCGCAATGACAAACGGCCACGGATATGTGATCAAGCCCGAATATACGGAGGGCCTGGAAGACTGGGATGTTTCCATCTTGAAAGACCGCAATGTGGCTTCCGTCAAAAACAGTGTCCAGGACGCTGAACTGCAGATCCTCCTGAAAAACGCCGGCATTGAAATCGGCGAGGGCGAAGGCCAGGTGCACATCATCTACTTCGACAGCCAGAAGGATGCCTTCAACGCCCTGCAGAACGGCTCTATCGACGCAGCTTCCGTTTATTCTCCCTACGCCTCACTGGCCAAGGGCCTGGGATATGAAATTGTGTATCGCTGCTCCGAGGAGGAGGCCCTGAAGAACCAGCCCTGCTGCCGTCAGGTCGCGCCGACCGCAGCGCTGGCGGATTACCCCAACGCCTATAACGCGTTCGAGCGTGCCCTGATCAAGGCTTACAAGTTCTCTCAGGACCATCAGGATGAATCCATCCGGGATATCAAGCAATACATCGACATTGATGAAGACTATATCAGAACTGAGGTCTACGGCGGATACGGCACTTCCGTTCCCGATCCGGACAAACAGGGAACGGTCGCGCTCAAGGCTTCCATTGTTGAACTGGGTTACATTCAGGACTATGACATAGATCCCCTCTACAACACGGCGGTCTATGACAAGGCTCTTGCCAGCATCCTGGCAGAGTTCCCCGACGATCCTGTTTACCAGTCCCTGAAGGAGCACTTTGATCTGTACGAGTAA
- a CDS encoding LysR family transcriptional regulator, with the protein MTIQQLKYVIAISEAGSYNKAADLLYLSQPTLTNSVRELEKDLGITIFNRGGRGVSLTNDGVEFVHYAKQVAQQYERLLEKYGKDGKLKKKFGISAQHYSFAVKSFVEMVKEFDTEEYEFAIRETKTSEVIDDVSTGRSEIGILYLSDFNRKAIQKILRTNSLEFHHLIDCNAYVYLWKGHPLAGRKSIRFGDLVDYPCLSFEQGANGSFYYAEEILSTNEYPRTIKVNDRATMLNLMVGLNGYTLCSGIICEELNGSDHIAVPFETDGDPAGSRMEIGFIVKENMILSRMGQLYIEKLRKYLENKSQSEKQHK; encoded by the coding sequence ATGACAATACAGCAACTGAAATATGTGATCGCCATCTCGGAAGCCGGTTCTTACAACAAGGCTGCGGATCTGCTGTACCTTTCACAGCCGACGCTGACCAATTCCGTCCGGGAGCTGGAGAAGGACCTGGGCATTACCATCTTCAACCGCGGCGGCCGGGGCGTATCCCTGACGAATGACGGCGTTGAATTTGTCCATTATGCGAAACAGGTGGCACAGCAATATGAGCGCCTGCTGGAGAAATACGGCAAGGACGGAAAGCTGAAAAAGAAATTCGGCATCTCCGCACAGCATTATTCCTTCGCAGTCAAAAGCTTTGTGGAAATGGTGAAGGAATTCGATACGGAAGAATATGAATTCGCGATCCGGGAAACAAAAACCAGTGAGGTCATTGATGATGTCTCCACCGGAAGAAGCGAAATCGGTATCCTCTACCTGAGTGATTTCAACCGAAAGGCTATCCAGAAAATCCTGCGGACCAACAGTCTGGAGTTTCATCATCTGATCGACTGCAATGCTTATGTCTATTTATGGAAAGGCCACCCGCTTGCCGGCAGGAAATCCATCCGGTTCGGAGATCTCGTGGATTATCCGTGCCTTTCCTTTGAGCAGGGAGCAAATGGCTCCTTCTACTACGCGGAGGAAATTCTGAGCACCAACGAGTATCCCCGGACAATCAAAGTCAACGACCGGGCAACAATGCTGAATCTCATGGTCGGACTGAACGGGTATACGCTCTGTTCCGGCATCATCTGCGAGGAGCTGAACGGTTCCGATCATATCGCTGTCCCCTTTGAAACAGACGGAGATCCGGCCGGAAGCAGAATGGAAATCGGGTTTATCGTAAAGGAAAACATGATCCTGAGCCGGATGGGTCAGCTGTATATTGAAAAGCTTCGCAAATACTTGGAAAACAAGTCACAGAGTGAAAAGCAGCACAAGTGA
- a CDS encoding ABC transporter ATP-binding protein, translating into MSKIEISHLSVDYTEKNKHFTALNDVSFSVENGEFVSVIGSSGCGKSTLLSILEGIRHPSEGSILIDGEPVRGTGNDRGVVFQNYSLFPWMTARKNVAFGVKQARPKLSKAERFRVADEFLDRVGLDAFKGKYPSQLSGGMQQRVAIARALAMDTDILLMDEPFGAIDAKNRTILQELLLKLWEGDGKTAKKTVLFVTHDIDEAILLSDRIVMMSASPGRVYKEIIVPFSRPRNRSELVQTPEYSAFRNRLLSLFYGDIGDKIGGDEVVL; encoded by the coding sequence ATGAGTAAGATCGAGATCAGCCATTTGTCCGTGGATTACACAGAAAAGAATAAGCACTTTACGGCACTGAATGACGTATCCTTCTCTGTGGAAAACGGCGAATTCGTCAGTGTGATCGGATCCAGCGGTTGCGGAAAAAGCACCCTGCTCAGCATCCTGGAAGGCATCAGGCATCCTTCCGAAGGTTCCATCCTGATCGACGGAGAGCCGGTCAGGGGCACAGGGAATGACCGCGGTGTGGTCTTCCAGAACTATTCCCTTTTCCCCTGGATGACCGCCAGAAAGAACGTGGCTTTCGGGGTAAAGCAGGCCCGGCCGAAGCTTTCCAAAGCAGAGCGCTTCAGGGTGGCGGATGAATTCCTGGACCGGGTCGGCCTGGATGCCTTCAAGGGCAAGTATCCTTCCCAGCTTTCCGGCGGCATGCAGCAGCGCGTGGCGATTGCCCGGGCCCTGGCCATGGATACGGACATCCTGCTCATGGATGAACCCTTCGGCGCGATTGACGCCAAAAACCGGACCATTCTCCAGGAGCTTCTGCTCAAGCTGTGGGAAGGCGACGGAAAAACGGCAAAGAAAACCGTCCTGTTTGTCACCCATGATATTGATGAGGCCATTCTGCTGTCAGACCGTATTGTCATGATGTCAGCAAGCCCGGGCCGCGTGTATAAGGAGATCATCGTGCCCTTCTCCCGGCCCCGGAATCGCTCTGAACTGGTCCAGACGCCGGAGTACAGTGCCTTCCGTAACAGGCTGCTTTCCCTCTTCTATGGGGATATCGGGGACAAAATCGGCGGAGATGAGGTGGTGTTGTAA
- a CDS encoding 2-oxoacid:acceptor oxidoreductase family protein has translation MTEILWHGRGGQGAFTAARLLGAAYVAESDGFYALAFPSFGPERRGAPIRAFTKLSDSPVGDRSQVVRADYSIYLDDTLFTDAAFDELKENGKIILNTRRKVDDERVITLDGTAIAQEILHMPITNTIMLGAFAAVSGIVSAGAVEQAIQENMPEKLQIRNIAAINAAIREVAG, from the coding sequence ATGACAGAGATCTTATGGCACGGAAGAGGCGGCCAGGGGGCCTTCACTGCCGCCAGGCTGCTGGGTGCGGCTTATGTTGCGGAAAGCGACGGCTTTTACGCGCTGGCGTTTCCCTCCTTCGGTCCTGAACGGCGGGGCGCACCGATCCGGGCGTTTACCAAGCTCAGCGATTCTCCTGTCGGAGACCGGAGCCAGGTGGTCAGGGCGGATTACAGCATCTACCTGGATGATACGCTTTTCACAGACGCTGCTTTTGATGAGCTGAAGGAAAACGGAAAAATCATCCTGAACACCCGGCGGAAAGTTGATGATGAACGGGTCATCACCCTGGATGGAACCGCGATCGCGCAGGAGATCCTGCATATGCCGATCACCAACACCATCATGCTGGGCGCCTTCGCGGCGGTTTCCGGAATTGTCTCCGCCGGCGCTGTAGAGCAGGCCATCCAGGAGAATATGCCGGAAAAACTGCAAATCCGGAATATTGCCGCCATCAACGCGGCGATCAGGGAGGTGGCCGGATGA
- a CDS encoding 4Fe-4S binding protein, whose protein sequence is MKPYLREHIPQAFSEIPDTTSYEAGYLVSKNAGWRSVRPVIDTDRCVGCLQCYLHCPDGVIFRKDGKVAIDYDFCKGCGICLKECRPGAIRMEAEK, encoded by the coding sequence ATGAAACCGTATCTGAGAGAGCATATTCCGCAGGCATTTTCAGAAATCCCCGATACAACGTCGTATGAAGCGGGTTACCTGGTTTCGAAAAATGCCGGATGGCGCAGTGTTCGTCCCGTCATTGACACAGACCGATGCGTCGGCTGCCTGCAGTGCTATCTTCACTGTCCTGACGGCGTCATTTTCAGGAAGGATGGCAAGGTAGCCATTGACTATGATTTCTGCAAGGGCTGCGGCATCTGTCTGAAGGAATGCCGGCCGGGGGCAATCAGGATGGAGGCGGAAAAATAA